The Mobula birostris isolate sMobBir1 chromosome 19, sMobBir1.hap1, whole genome shotgun sequence genomic sequence aaaatccaacaagtccattctttaacccaatcttcatcttcaatctatctcgctgtcctgggtttgttcttgtatctggtgaatattcagagaatctcacacaaactgctctgctttctggtagtcatcaaaaaatcttttttctccaccaggcaaaaaaatcttcaaggttgcaggataacacagtgtaaattgataaccatgatcccatagggttttttttactggattaaatttcttccttctcttcaaaagttcgtaacttatatcagggtagaaaaaaactttgttccctttaattatcaatggcccttttctatctttggcagctcgagcagctgcctgtagaatcctttccttgtcttgaaatcttaagaattttattaaaatcgatcgtggatattggtcatcttttggttttggtcttaaagctctatgtgcccgctcaatttcaattggtcgaacctcctcttccatttacaaaacatccgggatccacctttgaaaaaattctattggtttatctccctccgtaccttctttaagaccaacaattttaatattattacgtctactaaaattttccaacatgtccactttctccaagtcGGTTTCTTTCCGAattccagacaagcagatcattttctgttttttccactctatcattcatatgccccattgctctttccatcttctgaagcttcttatccattttgtcctgtcttgccataactttatcatagcacatcttcgtatctctaagctcttctcttacttttcttaattcagctgttaattgcaatatagcctctctcatgtctctatcatctcctttaaTTCCAATtgcttccaattcttcctcctcttcttcatctgtgttctctgcagaatccaattctgactctgagtcattttcaattgcagtgactgtcggttcttgtagtttgcgttgtgtcgatttgcgcatgcactcttctttgcgcatgcgcatttccggtgtCTTCTTCGAAGAAGCCGTTaccaccgccattgctccctgttctaccgaaggagatccaacctgagtccgaggctccatctttgcagtaggcccttttttcttcccgtctcgcggctgcttcgcaacagcagacttcttttgttgctgtttaggaggcatatcgtaaagtagtcttacaaagtttataagtagttttcagaaaatatttactaactttgttttgtttaaacggtactttactgatttgttgcgggagagctggatttacacatctcaatcccacgtcatcacgtgacgcccccccccccagggacttttgagactttatttaccgtgcccatggtttgttcgtCATcaagtattgctttgcactgctgtaactatatgttataattatgtggttctgtcagtgttagtctttggtttgtcctgttttctgtgatatcactccggagaaacattgtatcatttcttaacgcatgtatgcatttctaaatgataataaaacaggactgagtgttctcataatctaaatagatCTAAAAAGTAATTTGCTAAATTTAATTTTGGGTCAAAACAGGCATAGAAATAAAGAAAAGATGGGTGGGCAGGGGAAGAAGAAAACACCATGGAATGAAATATATACAAATAAGAACAAATGAACAAAAAAACAATATTTTGTTTTGCACATCTCAAATGATAAAAATAGAACTTATGAAATAAAGACAGCAAATGCTGGAACCATTCAGCTCAAGCAgaatctgtagagagagaaacactGAATAAAACGACAGAAgtttaaataaatattaaaattgcATAAAGAGCTGACAAATAGAACCAAAGTCAGGAGATACCAGGACAGTTGAACACTAATCTTGTTTTagattttgaactttaaaataaaaCTTGTTTAGTATTAAGGTTGATTTACCATGTAAAATTAGTACTATTTTACATATTTTAGTGCATGAACTGAAATAAGCGAGTGGATAGTCCCCTGACCTCCCAGTGCAGTCACAATATGCAAAAACTTACTTCTTTTTGTCGACCAACAAACCTGATTCTTCTATAATCATCCTCATCATAAACCTGAAGCAAACAAGAAAAAAACTGCGTGTTATGAATACTTAGTGCCAATTCCATTGATGCCAATCATAAATACCATACAATCCCAACAAGGGTATTTGATCACATTAATTTCTTAGAATGAGAACTGCAACTTTAACTGAAATACagcgttttttaaaaatttgtactATGTATAAAAGTAGATGTATTGAAAGTAGGTTTTGAATCTCACGCAGaaaaaatgctggacaaacttgaCAGGAacatcagcatctgtggagaatacGTTAACCTTAAGATGTTCATCAAGAAATGGTGtgcttgatgaaatggcaggatCTGTACCATCAATAGAATATAATGACAGAAAACCCAATTAAAACTCACCTTTCAGTCATAATTCAAGCAAACACTGCAAAGGACCCAGTTCCTCAACGCAAACACTGGAGTACTTGTACCAAGCTTTATCATCAAGCAACAGCCCGGCCAGCAATCGTGCTCAGTGTCATAGCCTTTATTCAATGTCCCAGTCTTCTGTGTATGTCCTGCCCCTCTAGCAGGACAGACCAAACAAGGGTGATGTTATGGAATAGAGGTTAACACTGGCCGGCCGGTGGTATAGACCACCCGCATCGGACTTCAAGTTAAGGGGTCCCGGACTCAAATCTGGCCGGCTTCTAGCACACTTTCCATTCATCATAAAAACAGATAAAAATACTAAAGAAATTGCAAGCTTGCGACCTTATGTGCCACAAGGTGCAAAAAGGAACAACACACAACTGGTAGCTTATAGGGCCAAGTAATCCAATGTAATGATTGGACAACGTGAAGTCTCACCTCAGGCCAAACAAAAGCAAAGGAAACATGCGCCTGGCTTTCCTCAATTAATGGATCACTATTCTTCTAACAGAACTTCAATATCGATCACAAGAATGGCTTAGCAGCACCACAACTTTCTGAGTAGGTCAAGTCCTGAAGGAAGTAGCAGCCCGAATACAGATACATGTACGTGGTTGgtggtgaggggaaacttcttcatcagagggtcgtgagagcgtggaatgagctgccagcacaactggTGCATGCCGgcttgatttcaacttttaagtgaagtttagatgggtacatgtatggtgggggtatggagggtggTGGTTCctatgcaggtcagtgggagtagTCAATGGTTCACACAGACTAGGTATGCTGGAGCCTATTTCTATGACTCCACAACCCAATAGTTGGGAAATGATCACGTTTTCACACTTCTCTGATCATGTGCTGGACAGGCACCAGTCCATTATTGTGTTAGGGGGGACACTGAGGAAAATGTTCTGTCTTTACACCAAGGAACTTGCATTTGTGTGTTGTGGCAGTACAACTGAACTGAAATAGGACAGATGCAAAACAAGAGTAGCTAAATTGTGCTCCGTTATAATCTGTAGTCATAAAACATGGAAACATCTTTGCCTTATCAAGTAATCAAACAGCCGTTTACACTAATCCAACACAATTACCATTTTATTTGTCCTGCGCTTCTACAGACCTGCACAAACGAAGAGcaatttatagtggccaattaaTAGTCAGGTATGTGACTCAACCTACCACTACCAATCAACCAGGGGACCAAACCTTACTCAATGACATAACCGCGGAGGTGGATGCCAGGAGCTTCACTACAAACATCTAAACAAGTACCAACTTACTAATCCTGCAAAAAACTTTGCGCAATCAATGAAAGCAGAACATTCCAAATAGGGCTAAGATATCCCTACAGTCGATTGATCGAATAACATCTTTGCAGTTCTGACATATCCAGTAATGAACGGTGTACAGTGAAACAGCTAACAGAAATGGTCCCTTGATCGTCCCCATCCTAAATGATGTTCCCAGAAGTAGTATgaggaggtttggtttgtcacctaaaacactcgaaaacttgtacaggtgtaccatggaaaacattctgaccggatgcatcactgtctggtatggggggggggggggggggaggggggaggggtgctaatgtgcaggattgaaagaagctacacaaagttgtaaaattagtcagcgcCATCTTagatactagcctctgtagtatccaagacaacttcaaggagcagtgcctatGAAAGGTGGCATCCTTTATTAAGGAACCcctcacccaagacatgccctcttctcatttttatcgtcaggaaggaggtacagatgcctgaaggtacacacacagcgattcaggaagagcttcttcccctctgccgtccaattcctaaatggacattgtacccatgaacactatttcacttatattatttatgtttttgcactatttttaatttatttaatatatatatacagtggcatgcaaaagtttgggtacccctggtcaaaatttctgttactgtgaatagctaagcgagtaaaagatgaactgatttccaaaaggcataaagttaaagatgacacatttctctaatattttaagcaagaaaactttctaTTCAAAAGTTCtactcaaaaggttcaaaggaacatctaaacattcCTGAACTGATGAAGTTAGACTAGAaccttttggccgcaatgagcaaaggtatgtttggagaaaaaaagcatgcagaatttcatgaaaagaaccgctttccaactgttaagcacaggggtggatcgaccatgctttgggcttgtgttgcagccagtggcacggggaacatttactggtagagagaagaatgaattcaattaaataccagcaaattctggaagcaaacagcaCACCATCCGTAAAatttgaagatgaaaagaggatggcttctacaacaggataatgatcctaaacacacttcaaaatccacaatggactacctcaagaggtgcaagctgaaggttttgccatggtcctcactgtcccctgacctaaacatcatcgagaatctgtggatagacctcaaaagagcagtgcatgcaagacggccaaagaatctcacagaacttcttcttttgcaaggaagaatgtgcaaaaatcccccaaacaagaattgaaagactcttagctggctacaaaaagcgtttacaagctgcgatacttgccaaaggaggtgttactaagtactgccatgcagggtgcccaatcttttgcttcgggcccttttccttttttgttattttgaagctGTAAAAGATGGGAATAAAaacgttttcttgcttaaaatattaaagaaatgagtcatctttaactttatgccttttggaaatcagctcATCTTTTAATCgcctagctattcacagtaacagaaattttgaccggggtgcccaaacttttgcacgccACTGTACATACTTgaaagtaattgatttactttttttatattatcatgtattgcattgtactgctgccgctaatttaacaaatttcacgacatatgccggtaatattaaacctgattctgaagtacaAAACATCCCTGAAGTTGGTGCAACTGTGTCCAGTTAGGCAGAGTCAAGGCCCTGTCGCCTCCTCCAGAGTTCTGCATCATCACGGGTATACACTGCCACGGCAAAGCCTAAAGGCCCCAAGTAAAATCCCAGATGCAATGCTGAAGGCTTGCTTTTAGCCCAGTTGTTCTAAAAATGCTGAACACTTGCATAGCTATTACTTATCCTCAAGAAGCAGTACCACTAATATTCCATTAATCAGCTTCCTCTCTTGAATCAACAGAGATGAAAAGTAAGTGACAGGTTCTGAACCTGTActtacagctcctccctcaccatcattcatGGCTTcaaacagtcattccaggtgagaagacacttcacctgcgagtctgttggcgTCATTTATTAAAACCAGTGCTCCCAGCGGAGTCTCATTTACATCGGTGAGATCCAATGCAGGTGGGGCACCAATTTACTGAGCACCATTGCAGAGTCCCCAGGTGGCCACCCATATCAATTTGACTACACACCACGATTCTGAAAGAGttagcagaagagattgtggaggcactagtaatgatctttcaagaatcaatagatggttccagaggactggaaaattacaaatgtcactccactcttcaagaagggagggaggcagaagaatggaaattataggccagtagcctgacctcagtgcctgggaagatgttggagttgattgttaagaatGTGGCTCCAGGATATTTGGAGGtgcgtgataaaataggccaaagacagcatggtttcctctagggaaaatcctgcttgacaaatctgttggaattctttaaggaaataacaagcaggacagtcaaaggagaattggtggatgttgtatacttggattttcagaagaccttagacaaggtgttgcacatgaggctgcttagcaagataagaccccatggtattaaaggaaagatactagcatggatagagcataggctgattggcaggaagcaaagagtgggaacaaagggagtcTTTTCTTATTGGTTGCTGATGACTGGCAATGTTCTACAAGGATCTGTATTGGGACTACATCTtcttatgttgtatgtcaatgattaggatgacaaaattgatggtttCTGGGGCCAAGTTTGTGGACCATATGAAGGTAGGTGCAGGGGCAAATAATGTTAAGaaaacagggaggctgcagaagcacttagacagagtaggagaacgggcaaagaagtggcagatggaatatagtgtcgggaagtgtatcgtcctgcactttggtaatagaaataaaaaggtacactgttttctaaaaggggagaaaatttaaaaatccaaggtgcaaagggacttgggagtcctcatgcaggttaagttgcaggttgagctggtggtgaggaagacaaaagcaatgttagcattcatttcaagaggactagaatataaaagcaaggagataattttgagactttataaggcactggtgaggcctcacttggagtattgtgagcagttctggggcccttatctaagcaaggacgtgctgacattggagagggttcacaggaggttcatgaaaatggttccatgaaatgaggagcatttgctgCCTCTGGGCCAGTACCCGCCGGAATTTATAAGAATGATGGGTacaatgtcattgaaacctatcaaatgcctAGAATAGAtgagaagaggatgtttccttttctcGCAACCCCACACCTTCTCCAGGTCTCTCCATTTACACCCCCTTGGCCATCAAACTCCGCAATGTACGCCGTTTCCCGGTCGTACCCTCACCCCGTCCCCACCTCTCAACAGCTTCACCCATACCCAGTACCTGTACTTTCCCCGCTGCCCCCCTCAGCCCACCTGTCCGGTGTGTGTGACTCGCTCCGCTGTCTGCAAGACGGCGGCCGGGGTGCTGCTGACCAGCCTCGCACCCGCACCCGGGCTGCCGGTGAGCAGCCTTGTGCCCACACGCAGAACCGCCGAGGAACAGACCCGGCGACCCACCACGGCCGCCATGTTGAATCGGTCACCTTCAGGGAAGCGGGCGGCGACCTGTGCTCCGCCGGGTCCTACTACACGGCTCAGGCTGTCCAATCAAATTTTGAGCATAGTACGCACAAACACTTTGAATTCAAACGGAGCATAATTTAGCTGCTCCAAATTATGACGAACCTGAGTTTAATCTTTCAAAAAGCAGGATATTTCATAAATAAAGCATTGAAGAATTAGTCTTGACTATTTATTTCAAATGGAAGCGCGACTTTTTGACAACACGAACAAAAtagcaactctgaaatttgtataCCAAGTGACAGTAACATTTATCAATATTCTCTTGATATCTAGAAATGTTTCAAAACACTTAGAAGTAATTTTGTTTCTTAATGACTAGATTTTAACGCGTCCTCCTTTGAGTCTCTATTACAACTGAACGTATTACGGTTTTATTTCCAACATAGTTTCCATTCGATCATGAAATGTGAAGGACTGAACCATGAGCATGTAACATTACGGTCCTAAGGACCCAGCAGAGCTCGTCGCAAGGAGCCCGGAAGCAATGGTTGGTCTTTTCCCGACATCCATCCGAGGGGCGACTGACTGAGCAGACGCGGCCCGCGGTGTGAGAGGATCGGATCGGGGCCGGGGTCAGGGTCAGGTCGGTGAGAGCGGTTACTGGCGGTTCCGTGATGGCCCAATGTTCCGATGGGGCCCGCGGCGGTTCGGTTCGATTCGAGTTCTGTTTGTAGCCTGGGCCGGCTCGGTTCTGCTTGGAGTCTGGCAATTGGGACCCAGGCCCCGGGCGGTTCGTATTGTGGGCCGGAGTGGATCGGGGCAGGGGGACGACTCAGATTACCAGTGGGAGTTTAGGCTGCAGTGTAGGGGTGTAGGTGGATTTAGGTTTTTAAAAGACAGCAGGGAAAGATTAAGCCCTAGTTTGAGGGTAGGGCTCGGAAGATTCGAGTGAGATTgctgtgtgtggtgggtggaACTGGTATTTCGGGCATTTGATGTTACCAGAATATGTAAATcaaaagacagaaaatgcatTAAGAACTTATAGACTAGGCAGCGCCCTTGGTCAACACCCCTtatgggaatcagaatcaggtttattatcaccggcgtgtgacgtgaaatttgtaaacttagcagcagcagcagttcaatgcaatacataatctagaagaaaaaaaataaacaaatcaattatagtatacatatattaaatatattttttaaaacgtgcaaaaacagaaatattgtatattaaaaaagtgaattagtgtccaagggttcaatgtccacttaggaatcggatggcagaggggaagaagctgttcctgaatcgctgagtgtgtgctttcaggcttctgtatctcctacctgatggtgagaaaaaggacatgccctggctgctgggggtccttaataatggacactgtctttctgagacgctgctccctgaagatggcccgggtactttgtaggctagtacccaagatggagctgactaaatttacaactctctgcagcttctttcagtcctgtgcagtagccttccgtaccagacagtgatgcagcctgtcagaatgctctccatggtacaactataaaagttcttgaatgtatttgttgacatgccaaaactcttcaagttcctgatgaagtacagccactgtcttgccttctttataactacatcgatatgttgggatcagggtagatcctcagagatcttgacacccaggaacttgaaactgctcactctctccacttctgatccctctaagaggattgatatgtgttccttcgtcttacccttcctgaagtccacaatcagttctttcgtcttactgacattgagtaccaggttgttgctgtggcaccattccactagttggcatatctcactcctgtacaccctctcgtcaccacctgagattctaccaacaatggttgtatcatcatcaaaattatagacggtatttgagctattcctagccatacagtcatgtgttTGGAAAGCAGTGGATTTAACAtatacccctgaggtgcgccagtgttgatcgtcagtgaggaggctatgttatcaccaatccacacagattgtggtcttctggttaggaagttgaggatccaattacagagggaggtacagaggcccaggttctgcaacttctcaatcaggattgtgggaatgatggtattaaatgctgagctatagttgatgaacagcatcctgacgtaggtgcttgcattgtccaggtggtctaaagccatgtggagaaccATTGacattgcgtctgccgttgacctattgtggcgataggcaaattgcaatgggtccaggtccttgctgaggcaggagttcagtctagtcataaccaacctctcaaagaatttcatcactctcgatgtgagtgctaccgggcgatagtcgttAAGACAGCCCACATTgtttttcttaggcactggtataattgttgcctttttgaagcaagtgggaacttctgcccatagcagtgagaggttgaaaatgtccttaacTACACTAGTTGGTTGgcccaggttttcagagccttaccatgtactccatcgggaccttctgccttgagagggatcactctctttaaagacagcctaacatcggcctctgagacggagatcacagggtcatcaggtgcagcagggatcttcacagctctagttgtgttctccctttcaaaccgtGCATataaggcgttgagttcatctggtaacaaagcatcgctgccattcatgcgattgggtttcgctttgtaggaggtAGTGTCTTGCAAACCGTGCCAGAGTTGTCGTGTATCccatgtcacctccaacctcattcaaaattgtctctttgagacaacatccagcattttctggcttTGTAGGTGCTGTAAATTTAGATGGTTTTAGTTCTACTTCCTGGAACCTATGTTGGAAATGCTATATTTGAACGAGATATTAATCTGCCAGGAATAAATCATGGTCTTGGGTAGACCGTGATTGCCTACGTCATGCCACACAGTACATATTGAACGATTAATCTGACCTTGCATTAAATCAACATTTAAGAGTGTCAGTCAATTTTTTCATTAACTTGCCTTTGGGATGAAGCCATCGCTAGTCAAATCTGTAGTTAGCACCTCTGGGCTATCCTGAGAAGGTGGTTGTGGGCCCAGTATATTGATATAAATAGTTTGGTGGACTTGAGTTGGAATCAGTTATGTCACCGTGAGGCCTGCCGGTAATGTTCCATCATGCCTACACCAACAACCAACCTgattattctccccacatttccatcaacactCTTGAGATTTTACCAGTCTCCTGTGTACCTGGGGCAATAGAGGCGAACAAACACAAGTAACTGCAGACTGACGCAGAGTTTGGTCCTTAAACATGAGTTAATTTTACccatccctcccttcccctccccacacacaccttTGTTGctctacctgctgagttcctccaacagattgtttaTTGCACCAAGTATCTAACCCTCGTGATTTTGGGACTGTGAGGAATGCGTGtgctcatggggagaatgtataaatttTACACATGCTTTACCTGCTGTTAGGATTGCACCCAGGTTTCTGGAGCAGTGAGATGCCTGCTTTACTAACTTGCTACTGcgatatataaaaaaatacagCTGGAAATCTTAAATACACTCATTAGATAGTTGTTATAACAATTGGAACAGTTTATATTTctaaaaaaacaaatcacagaGTTGGAAGCCCAGCCAGTATATCAGtgtatgtggaaagagaaacagtttacGTTTCAGATTGAAGGCCTTTCAGCAGAACCAGGTAAATTTAATTTAATTGAGATAATGCGGAAtctgcccttccagccctttgagccacgccacccagcaatccccctatTTAAtgctggcctaatcacaggacaatttacgatgaccaattaacctacaactggtacgtccttggactgtgggaggaaaccggagcacccagaagaaacccacgcggtcatggggagaacgtacaaaccccttaccagcagtggcaggaattgaacctgggtcgcctgtactgtaaagcgttgtgctaaccactacgtaaCCATGCTGCCCCACTGTAATGTTAAAATTTCTGATCATCTGTTAAAGTTAATAATTAGTGTTGGACAGTTCATTTGTCATTTCTTTCAATGTGTCAGTGAAAATTGATTTAAATAGTAaaatagtttattattgtcaaacaAATCGAGGTACAGTGGAAACACTTTATTTTgcctgccatccatacagataattttaTTACAACAGATCACTGGGGTAGTTCAAGGGAAgattaacaatgcagaataacgcATTACACAGAAGTCctgtgcaggcagacagtaagatGCAGGGCAATACTGAGGTAAATTCTAAggtcaagtgtccatcttatcatactagctGACTAATAATATTCACAAATTTGTCCTCATCACTCTGGTCCATTTGGATCCTGATAGAAGTAAGTCCATAGCATTGTTCagggttcaagattgtttaaggtCATTTCCAGTTCACAAGCAGAAAGGAGAAcgtcgtggttagcacaacattttacagaaCCAGCAACCCGAGTACAACTTCCACTGCTgtctgaggagtttgtatgttctccccgtgaccgcgtggatttcctctgggtgctctggtttcctcccacagtccaaagacgtatcggtttgcaggttaattggtcattgtaaattatctgtGATTAGACTggtgttaaattgggggttgctgggcagtgcagctcgaagggctggaagggcctattctgtgctgtatctcaataaaaagaaTTGTTACTCCAAATCCGATGCAGCAAAAAAACCACAATAATAAAAAatccataataaatataaatacataagatagcttatatagatTGATGACAGATAACCAGATAATTAATGACAGTAACCAATTCAAACATGAGAATGTATCACAATTAGACTTACGCTATTGCCCAAAATCCGTACCAATGGGCTTCTAGTGCTGACCTTTGGATGGCAGTAAGAAACTGGACAGGAaaacaaacagctggaggaactcagtgggttgagcagtcATTGTCgagggaaaggaattgttaaCATTTTGACATTTGCATCAAAAGATAACCAACTTCCTAATATTGTAAGTAATGGAAAAATAAAAAGGTGTGCATTTAATGAATTACTTTGAggtaacatacatcaaagttgctggtgaacgcagcaggccagacagcatctctaggaagaggtacggtcgacgtttcaggctgagacccttcgtcaggactaactgaaggaagagctagtaagagatttgaaagtgggagggggagggggagacccaaaatgataggagaagacaggagggggagggatggatccaagagctggacaggtgattggcaaaggagatatgagaggatcatgggacaggaggtccggacaGAAGGACAAAGGGaaagccagaggatgggcaaggggtatagtcagagggacagagggagaaaaaggagagagagagagaaagaatgtgtgtataaaaataa encodes the following:
- the ndufs6 gene encoding NADH dehydrogenase [ubiquinone] iron-sulfur protein 6, mitochondrial, whose translation is MAAVVGRRVCSSAVLRVGTRLLTGSPGAGARLVSSTPAAVLQTAERVTHTGQVYDEDDYRRIRFVGRQKEVNENFAIDLVAEEPITEVTDRVVSCDGGGGARGHPKVYINLDKETKVGTCGYCGLRFKQKHHH